A single window of Oncorhynchus clarkii lewisi isolate Uvic-CL-2024 chromosome 10, UVic_Ocla_1.0, whole genome shotgun sequence DNA harbors:
- the LOC139417899 gene encoding dihydrolipoyllysine-residue acetyltransferase component of pyruvate dehydrogenase complex-like, translating into MLRLVLRLRPSAGLPRSCGAQPELALSSRPVRGPCHLRRYHGSVRSRAVCSGGRFNMVVFASRALLQPAQTQRFYSLPPHQKVELPALSPTMQTGTIARWEKKEGDKINEGDLIAEVETDKATVGFELLEDCYLAKILVPEGTRDVTVGAVICITVDSADLIPAFKDLTLEKLAASSASSAAVPPPVAAPPPAPSPGSSLPTHMKVCLPALSPTMTMGTVQRWEKKVGEKLSEGDLLAEIETDKATIGFEVQEEGYLAKIMVSEGTRDVPLGAPLCIIVEKESDIAAFSDYVETAGADVSTPPPAPVAAPTHAAPLPSPAPVAPATPRKGRVFVSPLAKTLAAEKGIDLAQVSGSGPDGRVTRKDIETFVPPKAVPAAPVSAAPSPASTPSPAVAVSTGTFTDIPISNIRRVIAQRLMQSKQTIPHYYLSVDVNMDQVLELRMELNTEVKAQNIKLSVNDFIIKASALACLKVPEANSSWLDSVIRQNHVVDVSVAVSTPNGLITPIVFNAHTKGLAAISSDVSALAAKARDGKLQPHEFQGGTFTISNLGMFGVKNFSAIINPAQACILAVGGSEKRLLPADNEKGFDVASMMSVTLSCDHRVVDGAIGAQWLAEFRKFLEKPVTMLL; encoded by the exons ATGCTCCGTCTGGTCCTGCGGCTGAGGCCGTCTGCAGGGTTGCCTCGGTCCTGCGGTGCCCAACCTGAGCTTGCCCTGAGCTCTCGTCCCGTTCGGGGACCCTGTCATCTGAGGCGCTACCACGGCTCTGTCCGGTCCAGGGCTGTTTGCAGTGGAGGTCGTTTCAACATGGTGGTCTTCGCCAGTAGAGCCCTGCTACAGCCCGCCCAGACACAGCGCTTCTACAGCCTACCACCGCACCAGAAG gtggAGCTTCCTGCTCTGTCCCCCACCATGCAGACTGGAACCATCGCTCGCTGGGAGAAAAAGGAGGGAGACAAGATCAACGAGGGAGACCTGATAGCAGAG gtggagACTGACAAGGCCACGGTGGGGTTTGAGCTGTTGGAAGACTGTTACCTGGCCAAGATCCTGGTACCTGAAGGAACTAGAGACGTTACCGTGGGAGCAGTCATCTGCATCACCGTCGACAG TGCTGATCTGATCCCGGCCTTTAAGGACCTGACATTGGAGAAGCTTGCTGCTAGCTCCGCCTCTTCTGCAGCTGTCCCTCCCCCTGTAGCAGCCCCGCCCCCTGCTCCCTCCCCCGGAAGCTCCCTACCCACTCACATgaag GTGTGTCTGCCAGCCCTGTCTCCTACTATGACCATGGGGACAGTGCAGCGCTGGGAGAAGAAGGTTGGAGAGAAACTCAGTGAAGGAGATCTACTGGCGGAGATAGAGACCGACAAGGCTACCATCG ggtttGAGGTGCAGGAGGAGGGTTACCTGGCGAAGATCATGGTGTCTGAGGGAACGCGTGACGTTCCTCTGGGCGCTCCTCTCTGCATCATCGTGGAGAAGGAGAGTGACATCGCTGCCTTCAGTGACTACGTAGAGACAGCAGGGGCTGATGTCTCCACCCCACCCCCCGCCCCG GTTGCAGCCCCAACTCATGCAGCGCCCCTCCCTAGCCCAGCCCCCGTTGCCCCAGCAACCCCCAGGAAAGGGCGTGTTTTCGTCAGCCCGCTCGCCAAAACGCTCGCTGCTGAGAAGGGCATTGACCTGGCCCAGGTCAGCG GCTCTGGTCCTGATGGTAGAGTCACCAGGAAAGACATTGAGACCTTTGTCCCTCCCAAGGCTGTCCCTGCT gctcCAGTGTCAGCTGCTCCTAGCCCTGCCTCTACTCCCTCCCCAGCCGTTGCCGTGTCAACAGGCACCTTCACCGACATCCCCATCAGCAACATCCGACGG GTGATAGCCCAGAGGTTGATGCAGTCTAAACAGACCATTCCCCACTACTACCTGTCTGTTGACGTCAACATGGACCAAGTCCTGGAACTACGCATGGAGCTCAAcact GAGGTAAAGGCCCAGAACATCAAGCTGAGTGTGAATGACTTCATCATTAAAGCCAGTGCTCTAGCCTGCCTTAAGGTCCCTGAAGCCAACTCCTCATGGCTCGATTCTGTTATCCGACA gaaccATGTGGTGGATGTGAGTGTGGCGGTGAGTACACCCAACGGTCTGATAACGCCCATCGTGTTCAACGCCCACACCAAGGGACTGGCTGCTATCAGCTCTGATGTCTCAGCCCTGGCTGCCAAGGCCCGCGACGGGAAACTACAGCCGCATGAGTTCCAG GGAGGCACGTTTACCATCTCTAACCTGGGAATGTTTGGCGTCAAGAACTTCTCAGCCATCATTAACCCTGCCCAGGCCTGTATACTGGCAGTAGGGGGCTCAGAGAAGAGACTGCTGCCCGCTGACAATGAGAAAGG GTTTGATGTGGCCAGCATGATGTCGGTGACGTTGAGTTGTGACCATCGCGTGGTGGACGGAGCGATCGGAGCTCAGTGGCTCGCAGAGTTCAGGAAGTTCCTGGAGAAGCCTGTCACCATGCTGCTCTGA